The DNA region GTGCTTTCATGGAGTGACGATCTGCCAACTGACAGGTGGCGTTTCTTGGCTACGACTTGAGTTTCAACGTTGGCAGCAACGGTGCTCCGTAAAGAGAGATGATCGATATGACTGCTTAAGAACCATAGCTCTTATTCATATCGTAATCTCTCAAGGGACTTTGTACATAAGATGAGATATGCACAGAATCACTTGCGTTTTGAAAATTGAATCAAAACATAGTGAATGACTTCCATTGTTAACCCCACAGGTTGGTTTTCCAAAGTATTGCGTGTGAGTCAGCAGCTTGGGGTCTAAATATAAAGTCTAATTAAGCTAAAAGCTTTACTGGCGTTCCCTCTATTCCCTCTATGACTCTTTCTCAATCCCTGCTCCAAACTCCTCTGCCTCACCGGAAACGTCTGACTAATGGGACACCCCTTCACTTTAATGTTGGGCCCCAAATAAGATTAATGAGCAGGCACATTTCTGTGGCGGCCACCTTATTCAATACTTCACCTGGCAGCGCTCACAGACTCTTACTGAGATTTTCTATATGGGCCTGTTTGTAAACAAAAGCTGGTTTGGGGTCGGAAAGTAAAGTAGACAAATTATAGTTCACCTCAGGTGACTGCAGCttcaaaaccataaaaaaaaaaaaaattcaaattcctTGAATTCTTAGCGCTTTGTCACATTgtaaccacaaacttcactgtgttttacttggattttatgtgacagaccagcaGGAAGTAGTGCATAGTatggtttttaaacttttttttacaaagttagGTAAAAATCTCTTCAGCCTCTTTCACTATAATACCACTAAAATACATCCGGGTGCAACCGGTTACCTTCATAAGTCACCAGTTTAGTTGTTAACGTGCAGCTGTGTGTAATTCAAACTTAAATCTGGGTGATTTTGACTGATTTGATGGAGGAGAAACAGGGTGAGgttgtgaaacattttcctaaatttgaatttgtcatttgaaattgtttaaGAAAGCATCCCCAACATCAAAACATTGCAGAAAACTCAGCTCAGGTGGAAATGTCTGTTCACTGGACAACTGTTGCAGTAGTTGGGCATTCTGTAAACCTGGAGACAAGAAAGCTACCATTGAAAAGAAGCTCCACAGCATTCATGTTGCTAAAGGTGCTCTGGTTACACGAGACCAGGCTTACACTTTGTCACCAACTTGCAAAATGTTATGAACACCACAGTAACCCTGCATGACACCTTGAACATCCCATCTCCActgtgaaacacggtggtgacTGCATAATGCTGTTATAATGGAATCGCAATGGATTCACTTATGTCAAAGTAAATTTAATGGGGCaaaaatggtccagtcaaagtccaaataaactGAGAATCCTTTGCAAGACTTGTGAATGGATGTCCACCAACTCTATGTACTGACTCTGTGATTTTAGAGTGCAGTTGGTGGCACTATgtgaggttttatttatttgaggttttaggtctttatgtgttttaaaaaaaagaaacgaggGTTACAGGTTAGGATTAGGATTAGGGGCCGGTAACCATTTGGCTAAGAAATCCCATTCATTTGCACTCTGACTGTCACATTTTTCCCaaatagaaagaaattaaattccTGCAAACTGACAGTGGATGTCGATCTCATCTTGATTTTTGCTCAATGCCAGTTTTTCCATCACCTGGGTTTGCCATTTTGCCCACTTGGCTTGCAATTACCTGCCTCCCTATGGTTTTCTGGACCAGGGAATTTCTGACCTTTGACATAAAGTCCACACCTGGTGGACTTTATGTCCACCTGGTGGTTCAACTTTCTACTTTCTAAGCATAGAAAGTTGaaagtcatgttttgttttccttgttgtgcgttttctgtttctattggtCTGTCATGGAAAATTGTGAAAGCATCTGTGGTTCTCCGAAGGGTTATAGACCTTCGCAAGGTGCGGCAAGTTAAGTCTGTTTGCATTGCtaatttttctcttctttttttaatttttttttattgttgttctcAGGCTATGGGCATGCAGCGCCTGGGACCGATGCGGGGAAGGCCTTCTGCATGTTTTACGCCGTCCTCGGAATCCCTTTGACCCTCGTCATGTTCCAGAGCCTGGGCGAGAGGATGAACACGTTCGTCAAGTACCTCCTGAAACGCATCAAGAAGTGCTGCGGAATGCGCATCACAGATGTGTCCATGGAGAACATGGTGACGGTGGGATTTTTCTCCTGCATCGGCACGCTGTGCATCGGCGCCGCCGCGTTCTCCCACTACGAGGACTGGAGCTTCTTCCAGTCGTACTATTACTGTTTCATCACGCTAACGACAATAGGCTTCGGAGACTTCGTGGCCCTTCAAAAGAACCGGGCCCTCCAGAAGAAGCCCCTGTACGTGGCCTTTAGCTTCATGTATATCCTGGTGGGTCTGACGGTCATCGGCGCATTCCTCAACCTGGTGGTTCTCCGCTTCCTGACTATGAACAGCGAGGACGAGCGGCGGGACGCCGAGGAACGTGCCTCACTCGCCGGCAACCGCAACAGCATGATCATCCACATCCAGGACGAGTCGCTGCAGAGGAACCGGCGGCGGCGGGAGCCGTACAGGACGGAGGTGTCGGACCTGCAGTCGGTGTGCCCGTGCATGCACTACCGTTCGCACGACTACGGCAGCTCTGGAGGCGGGATCGGAGGCCTGGGTTGTGCCTTTTCGCATCAGAACTCCTTCGGCTCGCAGCTGAACCCCAGTCAGTACTTTCGGTCGGTCTCCTACAGGATCGAGGAGATCTCGCCCAGCACCTTGAAGAACAGCCTCCTCCCGTCGCCCGTCAGTTCAGTTTCTCCCGGCCTTCACAGCTTCACGGACAATCACCAGCtcatgaggaggaggaagtccATCTGAGACTCGGCGCTCGCCGGACCAGTGAGTTGGTCACGTTTTATACACAaggtcaaacattttcaatgcTGCTCTTCaccaagatttttattttagcacctTTTACCTTCCCTGCCCCCACTTCCACGAGTTTGGTTGTACGTACTTGCTGCGAACGGATAAGAGAGACTGGGCGGAACAGCAAGACTGGACCCGAACAGGATGCAAAGCATGAAGCATGGATGTCTATTTTTTCAAGAATTACTTAATTTAAAGAGACGCGACACAAACTACAAGACCTTACTTATTACAGatttacacaataaaatgaatacatGAACTTTGGTCACGTACTCAGTGAATGCACATGGGGAGAAATGCTATTTTTCAAAGGGAGTTTGCTTGTTTCACTTTAACTTGAAGAGATATTTGTTATGTATTATCCCATTGCCTCGCTGCAGACAGAGAATTCAAGAATGATCTAAAGCATCAGGTATTATTTTCTATAAAGCAATCATTTACTCTAATGGTTTCACCTCACGTTAAGCCAAAATATTGTTGCCAATATTAGCATGTGACTTGGATGTCATTTCCTTAGTAGTGCGCCATGGGTTTGTGACctttagtctttttttccccatggtTTCTGTGTAAGTGTCTTTTGTGTGTGAATCAAAGGATCATACTGCTGGTATTGATACTTCCTGCTGATCTACAAACACTGAGTTGAAACTCAATAGCTTTAACTTCACCTGTAGCCTTTTGACCTACATAGTGACCAGAAGGGAACCACAACAACATTTTGACAGTTTTCTAGTTTCTCCCCATCAGAAcagttgatttttattattattattattattattattattattattatttcacagaCATTCATAACATCTTAATGAATATTTAGTACCATATTGGCTATTGGCTCAAAGCTTGAAAGCCTTGGTTTCAGATCTTGGCTTGCTGGAGGTCCGCACCTTGAATGCATAGGTTGGCATGATGTACTTCCActtccagtcaaagtccaaaaacatgcatgtCGGTTTAGTTTAGCTCAAATTAATACCCAAGTGTGAGTTGGAGGTTGTTTATTGGCTGTTTGTTATGGGTTCCCATAAAACTAGAAAACTCCTGAATTAAAGAAAACccaatttggatttttttttcccaaaaaaacTTTCTCATGGATCAAATATGAATCAATTCAGGTCTTATTTGAGTTCACACCACAGCGACAAATTATGGATTCGATCCATCAAACCGGGTTAGGTTGTCAACTCCCTTAAACGGGTTACTCACTAATGTCTAATGTCTAGGCTAGCAGTGAGCTGATTGAAAACTATGTGTTTGGGTAAAAAAAGCTTGAGGTCATTTTGCCCTTTCACCAATTTCAAcctgcatttgtgtttgtaacactAGTTTATACCACTATGcctaacattttgtcatttcgGTAGTTTATACATGTACTTaacagtgtttatttctgttgcttttggTTGGATATTTTCTTATACTCGTGAAAATGGgtggaaaaaaagtttctaaagTGGATCcagattttcacatttgttcTGCCTGAAGAAGCATAAAATATTAACTGCCACAAACGCTCTTCAAAAATCTCATTGGCAGACTGCAgcagttcatacattaaaacCTGTGTATGAAATGGCCCAAATTGGAAAGGTTTGTGTTTAATGAGACTTTTATTGACAATCAGTTCAATTTGGGTTACAAAGTTAATACTCAGTATGTAATATTTTCTAGAATATTGCCTTCCTATTTTGGCTTTACGCCCAATTCTTTGGTCAAGGTGTGAATCTTGAACTCAGCTACCACTAGCTTGTGCTAGCAACGTAGCTagttaaagctaaaaaaaaaaaatcttaaatgaaCAAATTTGCTTTCCAGTTTGAACTATTGCCTTTCTATTTTGGCTTTTCAACCAATTCTTTGGTCAAGGTGTGAATTTTGAACCTAGCTAGCACCAGCTCCTGCTAGCTACTTTGCTAGTGAAGGCTAATGAAGCCTCAAGGGAGGAAACTTGTTCTCTAGTGTGAACTAAAGCCATGAACACTACACACTGACAGGAATAACATTATTAAGCAGCTCTGTCATGTCTTATTTCAACCTGATGAATAGGTCCAATCAGACCAGTCAGGatgttattttatgttcataCTGGCACTTTGTGAAGAATGGTTTAATATTAAGTCAGAGGTTTTGCCAAACAACATCAATTCAGCATTTTGGTGAAAGTAATAACccagcagtttttttgttttaaaagattaagtGGGTGcgaagaataaataaatgcctTAGGATGGTTGACGTGTCACGATAGACtctgagcttttttttcctgatgtaTGTTTCAGCCTCGACTAAATCTCACCTTCAATATAAATTCATGTACTGTGTTTCCATCCAGCTGTAAAGCAAATCAATTTGAAACCTTTCCATCTGCTCTCATGCTAATGATCTCcatttaggaaaaaaagaaaaaagaaaaccaaccCAAGCAACAGCGAGAGCCACTTTGCAGAAACACAATTTTTCAAAAAGAGCCAATGGTGCCAACCTTTCTGATGCACAGTTTTAGAACGCCcacaaaaaaacctgaaaacagaaCCGAACTGCAAAAAATTCTCTAGAGCTACATTTGTGACTAAAAACATTCTCTAGCGATAAACGTCATAAAAATGAAAGGATTTTAATTAtgcatttaattattatttttttctctctacaaGGGTGTCAGCACTACAGCACAaataactgaaattattttaaagggccagtattatgtaacattgacttttttgagccttgcatcatgttataatgttattccctctaGAATactgctttgattctttcatgcatgttttagaaatcTCCCATAGCAACCATCCACCTGTGCTAAATGCCTGGGTGGTcatagctccgcctttgaggcGCAGCTCCTCTTCAGAACTGCAATTTCCAAGTTTCAGAGCTCCTGCCTCCCTTGTGACTCTCCGActagctccttcagactagccagcatcaattagcaaacacctggtgaatcTGGgcgtctgctgagctcattataggagctactgctcagagcaacgctggtaaaatcGTTgtcaa from Xiphophorus hellerii strain 12219 chromosome 13, Xiphophorus_hellerii-4.1, whole genome shotgun sequence includes:
- the kcnk9 gene encoding potassium channel subfamily K member 9, whose protein sequence is MALRTGRTWFGQVLRRVSRLQGSWSRRSSSLLCLSANQEQDQGLCHRDHYKAGDFGAPRPHGGRCPRGFPYACCAFPGHPRGHETLGRRFLLAMKRQNVRTLSLIVCTFTYLLVGAAVFDALESEFEMREKEQLEAEEKRLQGKYNISEDDYRKLESIIMEAEPHRAGVQWKFAGSFYFAITVITTIGYGHAAPGTDAGKAFCMFYAVLGIPLTLVMFQSLGERMNTFVKYLLKRIKKCCGMRITDVSMENMVTVGFFSCIGTLCIGAAAFSHYEDWSFFQSYYYCFITLTTIGFGDFVALQKNRALQKKPLYVAFSFMYILVGLTVIGAFLNLVVLRFLTMNSEDERRDAEERASLAGNRNSMIIHIQDESLQRNRRRREPYRTEVSDLQSVCPCMHYRSHDYGSSGGGIGGLGCAFSHQNSFGSQLNPSQYFRSVSYRIEEISPSTLKNSLLPSPVSSVSPGLHSFTDNHQLMRRRKSI